The Trichocoleus sp. FACHB-46 genome has a segment encoding these proteins:
- a CDS encoding SGNH/GDSL hydrolase family protein, whose amino-acid sequence MFRPSRRSAYRKQRRLSWPLITLLTLPLVLIVLEFLVRTFVGVTGQSNELAAYQGKPTKATAYGLRFLDASQQPYDGLPIAGQLAAKPSLATGYKLVGKQQSQFWRINEQGFRSDRPVPVAKPKGETRIFLLGGSTAFGQMSSTNQTTFAHKLEASLNQQVAQQKRNPEKFRPDVLPYYKEEVDKALTLPPRIRDGQYRVINAAVPGYASGNEVAQLAMQVLTYQPDIIVVVDGYRDLLLPSTEEGVTIPGAEALLEDAPRHFYTHLTQQLSNLFTQSYLVKGIQYWLIKPQPSVDELSLVAANNNAPLVEQLPSEPTEVERRAERYRSHLQQMARLATAAKIPLIVAVQPEVTSRTGKNRSSEEAKIQQALGATYSQRVKAGYTEIEQAALQVQKEFPKTVTTLNLYNLYNNFPSQAFVDTVHLTDEANTVLAKRLYGTIAKLLNVPVQPNPSPY is encoded by the coding sequence ATGTTTAGGCCTAGCCGTAGATCTGCTTACCGGAAACAACGTCGGCTCTCTTGGCCCCTGATCACCTTACTCACACTGCCTCTTGTGCTCATTGTCCTAGAGTTTTTGGTCCGCACCTTTGTCGGTGTGACAGGACAAAGTAATGAATTGGCAGCTTATCAGGGTAAACCAACCAAAGCCACAGCCTACGGCCTTAGGTTTCTGGATGCGAGTCAGCAGCCTTATGATGGTTTGCCCATCGCAGGACAGCTAGCAGCAAAGCCTAGTTTAGCGACGGGCTACAAACTTGTCGGTAAACAGCAAAGTCAGTTTTGGCGGATTAACGAGCAAGGGTTTCGCAGCGATCGCCCTGTACCTGTTGCCAAGCCCAAAGGTGAGACACGAATTTTTCTGTTAGGTGGCTCTACTGCCTTTGGACAAATGAGCTCGACTAACCAAACTACATTTGCCCACAAGTTAGAAGCCAGCCTCAATCAGCAAGTCGCGCAGCAAAAACGCAACCCAGAAAAATTCCGCCCAGACGTTTTACCGTACTACAAAGAAGAAGTTGACAAAGCTCTAACGTTGCCGCCCCGGATTCGCGACGGGCAATATCGCGTGATTAATGCCGCTGTCCCTGGTTATGCTTCCGGTAACGAAGTAGCTCAGCTAGCAATGCAAGTTCTAACGTATCAACCCGACATCATTGTGGTTGTGGACGGATACCGAGACTTGCTGCTGCCCAGCACTGAAGAAGGAGTGACCATCCCTGGAGCCGAAGCACTACTAGAAGATGCGCCACGTCACTTTTATACGCACCTCACTCAGCAGTTGAGTAATTTGTTTACTCAGTCTTATTTAGTTAAAGGAATTCAGTACTGGTTGATTAAGCCTCAGCCTTCAGTAGATGAACTCAGCTTGGTAGCTGCTAACAATAATGCTCCCTTAGTTGAACAACTCCCCAGTGAGCCAACAGAGGTGGAGCGGCGAGCTGAGCGTTACCGCAGCCATCTCCAGCAAATGGCCCGACTCGCAACCGCTGCCAAAATCCCTTTAATTGTGGCAGTTCAACCAGAAGTCACCAGTCGGACTGGCAAAAACCGCTCTTCAGAAGAAGCCAAAATTCAGCAGGCTCTAGGAGCTACCTACAGCCAACGGGTCAAAGCAGGTTACACCGAGATCGAGCAAGCAGCACTACAAGTTCAGAAAGAATTTCCCAAAACTGTCACCACGCTGAACCTGTACAACCTTTATAACAACTTCCCCAGTCAAGCTTTCGTAGATACAGTTCATCTTACCGATGAAGCCAACACCGTTCTCGCCAAACGGCTCTATGGCACGATCGCTAAGTTACTCAACGTCCCCGTTCAACCCAACCCTTCTCCTTACTAA
- the nadD gene encoding nicotinate (nicotinamide) nucleotide adenylyltransferase: MQKVAILGGTFDPIHWGHLVMAEAALQQAALDQVIWVPTRLAPHKAQQLGLSFEHRLQMVQQAIADHPTFTVTQIEANRVGPSFAITTLQALQELHLQVQWYWIIGLDAFRTLPRWYDHAKLAATCEWLVAPRSQPSNSCSPDSCGSANDLTTPTTELGWTTEMIASCEQVIAVMAQQSIAIRWQRLPMPVMGISSSLIRQYCREQRSIRYLVPEAVRAYITGYQLYQNHD, encoded by the coding sequence ATGCAGAAAGTGGCAATTTTGGGTGGAACGTTTGACCCAATTCATTGGGGGCATTTGGTCATGGCTGAGGCAGCATTGCAGCAAGCCGCTCTTGACCAAGTGATTTGGGTGCCAACCCGCTTAGCACCGCACAAAGCTCAGCAACTCGGATTGAGTTTTGAGCATCGACTGCAAATGGTGCAACAAGCGATCGCCGATCACCCCACTTTTACTGTCACCCAGATTGAGGCTAATCGGGTGGGGCCTTCTTTTGCCATCACAACTCTGCAAGCTTTACAAGAACTTCATCTGCAAGTTCAGTGGTACTGGATTATTGGTTTAGATGCCTTCCGAACTTTGCCACGCTGGTATGACCACGCCAAATTAGCTGCGACCTGTGAGTGGTTAGTTGCCCCTCGCTCTCAACCTTCTAATTCCTGTAGTCCAGATTCCTGTGGTTCAGCCAATGATTTAACGACTCCAACGACTGAATTGGGTTGGACTACGGAAATGATCGCTAGCTGTGAGCAAGTTATTGCGGTCATGGCTCAGCAATCTATTGCCATCCGCTGGCAGCGTCTCCCTATGCCTGTTATGGGTATCTCTTCGAGCTTGATTCGCCAATACTGCCGAGAGCAACGCTCTATTCGCTATCTAGTGCCAGAAGCAGTTAGAGCTTACATCACTGGCTATCAGCTTTATCAGAACCATGACTAA
- the murC gene encoding UDP-N-acetylmuramate--L-alanine ligase, which translates to MLNSVDFSGRPFHFIGIGGIGMSALAYVLAKRRLPVSGSDIRLNHITQRLQDLGAHIFWSQDATNLEFFRQAESSKSDALPAAAVAIAANGKNGGGAKETLSTTSKVSSNADTALLPQVICSTAINPANAEYRAALELGCPIFHRSDLLAALIQDYQSISVAGTHGKTTTSSMIGHLLLETGLDPTIVVGGEVKAWEGNARLGEGPYLVAEADESDGSLVKFSSQIGIVTNIELDHPDHYSTLDEVISTFKTFASHCKTLIGCIDCATVRDALQPAITYSLHRESGADYTVDCVTYQANGTKAQVWERGELLGELSLKLLGQHNLSNALAAVAVGRLLNLDFAQIAPAIATFEGARRRFEYRGEYNEVLFVDDYAHHPSEIRATLAAAHLQATELPTAHQRRVVAVFQPHRYSRTQTFLAEFAESFQDADVVVVTDIYAAGEAQPDNLTGQQVVDAIAAHHAHVVFQPSLAAVQSFLEQTLQPRDLALFLGAGNLNQIIPELMAFQERAAKSISQERCDQTSF; encoded by the coding sequence ATGCTGAATTCTGTTGATTTCAGCGGGAGGCCATTTCATTTCATTGGAATCGGTGGAATTGGAATGTCGGCCCTCGCTTACGTTCTGGCAAAGCGTAGGCTACCTGTTTCTGGCTCGGATATTCGGTTAAATCACATTACTCAGCGCTTACAAGATTTAGGAGCGCACATTTTCTGGAGCCAAGATGCCACGAATTTAGAGTTTTTTCGACAAGCTGAATCATCTAAAAGTGACGCATTGCCAGCAGCAGCTGTAGCGATCGCAGCGAATGGGAAAAATGGGGGGGGAGCGAAAGAAACCCTGTCCACCACTAGCAAAGTATCTAGTAATGCCGATACTGCCCTGTTGCCTCAGGTAATTTGTTCTACAGCAATTAACCCAGCGAATGCAGAGTACCGTGCTGCTCTAGAGTTAGGTTGTCCAATTTTTCATCGCTCTGATCTCCTAGCGGCCTTAATCCAGGATTACCAAAGTATTTCCGTTGCTGGAACTCATGGTAAAACCACGACCAGCAGTATGATTGGTCATTTGTTGCTGGAAACAGGCTTGGACCCCACGATTGTAGTGGGAGGAGAGGTGAAAGCTTGGGAGGGTAATGCCCGTTTAGGAGAAGGACCCTACTTAGTCGCTGAGGCGGATGAGTCGGATGGCTCTCTCGTGAAATTCTCGTCTCAGATTGGCATTGTCACTAATATTGAACTGGATCACCCGGATCACTACAGCACGTTAGACGAGGTGATTTCAACATTCAAAACCTTTGCTAGCCACTGCAAAACTTTAATCGGTTGCATCGATTGTGCCACCGTTCGAGATGCGCTCCAACCAGCCATTACCTACAGCTTGCATCGAGAATCGGGTGCTGACTACACGGTAGACTGCGTCACCTATCAGGCAAATGGGACCAAGGCTCAAGTCTGGGAACGGGGTGAATTACTGGGAGAACTCAGCCTCAAACTGTTGGGCCAGCACAACCTGAGTAATGCGTTGGCAGCGGTTGCTGTGGGCCGACTTCTAAACCTAGACTTTGCCCAGATAGCTCCAGCGATCGCGACTTTTGAAGGGGCACGTCGTCGCTTTGAATATCGCGGTGAATACAACGAGGTTTTATTTGTCGATGACTACGCCCATCATCCGAGCGAAATTCGAGCCACTCTAGCAGCCGCTCATTTACAGGCGACCGAATTGCCCACTGCCCATCAGAGGCGAGTCGTTGCTGTATTTCAACCGCACCGTTACAGCCGCACTCAAACTTTTTTGGCAGAGTTTGCTGAATCTTTTCAGGATGCGGATGTAGTTGTAGTGACAGACATCTACGCTGCCGGAGAAGCCCAACCAGATAATCTGACGGGCCAACAGGTCGTAGATGCGATCGCGGCCCACCATGCTCACGTGGTTTTTCAACCTTCGTTGGCAGCAGTCCAAAGCTTTTTGGAACAAACGCTGCAACCAAGAGACTTAGCTTTATTTCTGGGGGCTGGTAACTTAAACCAAATTATCCCGGAATTAATGGCCTTTCAGGAGCGTGCCGCAAAAAGCATATCTCAAGAAAGGTGCGACCAAACCTCTTTCTGA
- the murB gene encoding UDP-N-acetylmuramate dehydrogenase: MTLSQDPPSILKPSTFITPNIPPKTEAAPPKPDPLKYSPIRLPATECLIKPQVSLAPFTSFRVGGPAEWFVSPRRAEEMQASIDWANQEGLPVTLLGAGSNLLVSDRGLPGLVICTRHFRHAHFDAETGQITAGAGEPLVRLAWQAAERGWEGLEWAVGIPGTLGGAVVMNAGAHGDCTADVLVNAHVLLPNGTTEILLPGDLGFNYRTSALQGDRRLVTQATLQLKPGADPAQVMAATTTHLKQRQTSQPYHLPSCGSVFRNPGPQTAGWLIEQAGLKGHRIGGAQVAQRHANFILNCGGATAYDIFQLIRYVQQQVEQHWSLRLEPEVKMLGEFQLA, translated from the coding sequence ATGACTCTTTCCCAAGATCCGCCTAGCATTCTGAAGCCTTCCACCTTTATCACACCAAACATCCCACCCAAAACTGAGGCTGCTCCCCCCAAGCCTGATCCCTTGAAATACTCACCGATTCGCTTGCCCGCTACCGAGTGTCTGATTAAACCTCAAGTCTCCTTAGCACCCTTCACTTCTTTTCGAGTGGGAGGACCCGCAGAATGGTTTGTTTCCCCGAGGCGAGCAGAGGAAATGCAAGCCAGCATCGATTGGGCTAACCAAGAGGGGTTGCCTGTTACCTTGCTGGGAGCAGGGTCCAACTTGTTGGTCAGCGATCGCGGTTTACCCGGTTTGGTCATTTGCACCAGGCATTTTCGCCACGCTCACTTTGATGCCGAAACAGGTCAAATCACGGCTGGGGCCGGAGAACCACTAGTCCGTCTAGCTTGGCAAGCTGCAGAGCGGGGTTGGGAAGGTCTGGAATGGGCGGTGGGAATTCCAGGCACTCTAGGCGGTGCAGTGGTGATGAACGCAGGAGCACACGGAGATTGCACGGCTGATGTTTTAGTCAATGCTCATGTGCTTTTACCCAATGGCACGACAGAAATCCTTTTACCTGGCGATTTGGGTTTCAACTACCGCACCTCAGCGCTGCAAGGCGATCGCCGCTTAGTCACCCAAGCAACGCTGCAATTAAAACCAGGAGCTGATCCCGCTCAGGTAATGGCAGCTACAACCACTCACTTAAAGCAGCGCCAGACTAGTCAGCCTTATCACCTGCCTAGTTGTGGAAGTGTATTTCGCAATCCTGGACCCCAAACTGCTGGTTGGCTAATTGAACAAGCAGGGTTGAAGGGACATCGGATTGGGGGAGCGCAAGTTGCTCAGCGCCATGCCAACTTCATTCTCAACTGTGGTGGCGCGACTGCCTACGACATTTTTCAGCTGATTCGCTATGTGCAGCAACAAGTAGAACAGCATTGGTCATTGCGTTTAGAGCCAGAAGTGAAAATGCTGGGAGAGTTTCAACTCGCCTAA
- a CDS encoding low molecular weight protein-tyrosine-phosphatase, with amino-acid sequence MNHLIEQAGLGHEIICDSAGTSSYHIGSVPDRRMTAAAKQRGIALAGQARQFQKSDFEAFDLILAMDQENYQDILALDSTGMYRDRVRLMCDFCTQYPEREVPDPYYGGTEGFNHVIDLLLDACGGLLQHLVTTQKLAAPTSKLQP; translated from the coding sequence ATGAACCACCTAATTGAGCAAGCAGGGTTGGGACATGAAATTATTTGTGACTCTGCTGGAACTTCGAGTTATCACATTGGCAGTGTCCCCGATCGCCGCATGACCGCGGCCGCTAAGCAGCGAGGGATTGCCCTTGCAGGTCAAGCTCGACAATTTCAAAAATCAGATTTCGAAGCGTTTGACTTGATCTTGGCGATGGATCAAGAAAACTATCAGGATATTCTGGCGCTTGATTCAACTGGAATGTATCGCGATCGCGTGCGCTTGATGTGTGACTTTTGCACGCAGTATCCAGAGCGGGAAGTTCCCGATCCCTACTACGGGGGCACGGAAGGTTTTAATCACGTGATCGATCTGCTATTGGATGCTTGTGGCGGCTTGTTGCAGCATCTGGTGACAACCCAAAAATTGGCTGCTCCCACCTCTAAACTCCAACCCTAG
- a CDS encoding YbaB/EbfC family nucleoid-associated protein — translation MSKGQGFGFGLGKMKELTEAFKKAQQVQEGAKQLQEDLEKMEIEGQAGGGMVKVVLSGNQEPRRVEISADVLGEGAEVVSDLVTAAMKDAYNKSTATMREKMEELTGGLNLPGL, via the coding sequence ATGAGCAAAGGACAGGGATTTGGCTTCGGTCTGGGCAAAATGAAAGAGCTGACCGAAGCATTCAAGAAGGCACAACAAGTACAAGAGGGTGCCAAACAACTCCAAGAAGATTTGGAGAAAATGGAAATTGAAGGACAAGCGGGTGGGGGCATGGTGAAGGTGGTCCTCAGTGGCAACCAAGAGCCCCGGCGAGTAGAAATTTCAGCCGATGTGCTAGGGGAAGGCGCTGAGGTGGTTTCTGACTTGGTGACTGCTGCCATGAAGGATGCTTACAACAAGTCCACAGCCACCATGCGCGAGAAAATGGAAGAGTTGACAGGTGGTTTGAACCTACCTGGCCTCTAA
- the purC gene encoding phosphoribosylaminoimidazolesuccinocarboxamide synthase — translation MFARQKLYEGKAKIVYATDDPDVFLTHFKNDATAFNAQKRGQIAGKGEINAAISGHLFQLLEANSIPTHFIDRPTAEDMRVKAVKIIPLEVVVRNIAAGSLCQQTGLELGAVLKQPLVEFYYKNDALGDPLLTRDRLLLLELATPEQLDQLQQMALRINELLSAFFQQCGITLVDFKLEFGLDRNQQILLADEISPDTCRLWDQGETDPDRRVMDKDRFRRDLGDVEGAYQRVLERVLNQPVQPLVQEPVQE, via the coding sequence ATGTTTGCGCGCCAAAAGCTCTACGAAGGCAAAGCTAAAATTGTCTACGCCACCGATGATCCCGATGTTTTTCTCACCCACTTTAAGAACGACGCGACGGCATTTAATGCCCAAAAGCGGGGACAAATTGCTGGTAAAGGTGAAATTAACGCTGCTATCTCTGGTCATCTGTTTCAGCTGCTAGAAGCCAACAGTATCCCTACCCACTTTATCGATCGCCCCACCGCTGAAGATATGCGAGTCAAGGCGGTAAAAATTATTCCTCTGGAAGTGGTAGTCAGGAACATTGCAGCCGGGAGCCTCTGTCAACAAACTGGGTTGGAATTGGGTGCGGTTTTGAAGCAGCCCCTTGTGGAGTTCTACTACAAGAACGATGCTCTAGGGGATCCACTGCTGACTCGCGATCGCCTTTTGTTGCTAGAACTGGCTACGCCGGAACAGCTAGACCAGCTCCAACAAATGGCGCTGCGGATTAACGAGCTACTATCAGCTTTTTTTCAGCAGTGTGGCATTACTCTGGTGGACTTCAAGTTGGAGTTTGGCTTAGACCGCAATCAGCAAATTCTCTTGGCTGACGAAATTAGCCCAGATACTTGTCGGCTTTGGGACCAAGGGGAAACTGATCCAGACCGTCGGGTGATGGATAAAGACCGCTTCCGGCGTGACTTAGGCGATGTGGAAGGTGCTTACCAAAGGGTGCTAGAACGGGTGCTTAACCAGCCAGTTCAGCCACTAGTTCAAGAACCAGTGCAAGAGTGA
- a CDS encoding response regulator transcription factor, producing MPLMILVADDDIGTRLSISDYLELSGYSVVAAENGQEALALVDEYQPHLIVTDITMPRMDGYELVRRVRQKVEFRLLPVIFLTARTDIQERIRGYQLGCDLYLPKPFDLDELGAVVRNLLERSQMIQAEMIHAEWRSRHQEAELSAEKTNATAKFTPTPALSTVSLTEREQEVLQLLADGLSNIQIGHRLHLSPRTVEKHVSSLLRKTETNNRAELVRFVMEHGLMH from the coding sequence ATGCCTTTGATGATTCTTGTTGCTGATGATGATATCGGTACTCGCCTGTCCATCAGCGATTATCTCGAACTCTCTGGTTATTCAGTCGTTGCGGCTGAGAATGGTCAGGAGGCGCTAGCGCTGGTTGATGAGTACCAGCCTCATCTGATTGTGACCGATATTACCATGCCTCGGATGGATGGCTACGAGCTAGTCAGACGAGTTCGACAAAAGGTAGAGTTTCGACTGTTGCCCGTTATTTTTCTCACTGCTCGCACTGATATTCAAGAACGCATTCGGGGCTATCAGCTAGGGTGCGATCTGTACTTACCCAAACCCTTCGACTTGGATGAATTGGGAGCCGTCGTTCGCAACTTGCTAGAACGATCGCAGATGATTCAAGCGGAAATGATTCATGCTGAGTGGCGATCGCGACATCAAGAAGCAGAGCTTTCAGCCGAAAAGACCAATGCAACTGCTAAGTTTACCCCCACGCCAGCGCTCTCAACGGTGAGCTTGACGGAGCGAGAGCAAGAAGTGCTGCAACTCTTGGCGGATGGTCTGTCGAATATTCAAATTGGTCATCGCCTCCACCTCAGCCCTCGTACGGTGGAAAAACATGTCAGCAGCTTATTACGCAAAACTGAAACTAATAACCGGGCGGAGTTAGTTCGGTTTGTGATGGAACACGGGTTGATGCACTGA